The following nucleotide sequence is from Coffea eugenioides isolate CCC68of chromosome 10, Ceug_1.0, whole genome shotgun sequence.
AATTAGAATAACATCACACAAATTGGGAACTgataaaataaatcaagatcGTACTCCATAGCAGTGGAGTTTAGAACTTGAGGGGAGCTTTCTgtaattgtcaaaaacctcagaGGAGGTATGTTAAATTAACcctaaagaaaataaaagaaaaagtggGCATTCCTTTTGTACATGCTCGAGTACTTCAACTCATGTGACATTGTTAGGCGCTCTTGAGTGTTGCAGGGTTAAGTTTTGGAATTagattttgcttcttttttgcttcttcttATCTCTCTCACAAGAAACACTCTCTCCGCAACAAACTATCCTCTGCAAATTATCTCGAACGCCAAAACACTTGGagtttttttttgccaaatctCCCTGCAAACAAACTTTCCTTATTTTCCCATTGAAGGTATGTAATTgcatggtaatttttttttattttgtgagcAATTAGATAATGCTTTTGCTAAATGTCACCGTAAAGAAGTTTTCCATTCTTCAAgttgttccctttttttcttgAGATTTTATTGGACATTATTAGCTATTCTTGAAACTGTGTACTGTATTGTGTTGAATTGTGAGGGTTAAGTTTTAAAGTTTGCCATAAATTGATTACATTTAGAATTAGTCCCATCTGTTTGAGATTGAAATGGATGTAGTAATAGTTTATGATTTGAGTGCATTTGTTGTTCAGCTTTATTCCTCTCGGTTGTCTACTTGATTCGTGCGACTATTTTGTTACGGATTTGTTGCCCATAACCTGTTCGATAAAATGTCAAGTAGATAACCGAGAAACTGgtgaatcttagaaaagtgatAGTCAGTACTGATAAATTCGAGCCATCTGAGAGGTAGAAGTACTATATTTGATAGATGGGTAAACAGCTTTATTATTTTGTGTTTCCCATTAGGCATCCCACTTGGGGGAGaaatttttttaacttaattAATAATAGTTTTCAAGCacacaaaaataaaattggACCTAAGTCCATAACTTGGCTCCATTAAAGAAGAGTTGTTAATTAGTAGCAAGATATCAGTAAGGTATTGATTTTCCACTTCACATTTATACATTTGCTAAATTCCATTACCTTGGAATCTAGAGAGGCAAAGGTAATTCTTTTTCCGTCTTCGAAATACTTATTGCATTTCAAATAGAATGTCTAATTACTTTAACTAAACGCAGATTCAAGTAGATATTTGTCAAagttaaataaagaaaaaaaatttctagaatATATCATATACAAACCAGAAAATCTCAGGAAGAGGCTGTAAGAGAGTttatctactttttttttttcttgagagAGTACTTACACCCATAGATCAATGATTTCCATAAAGAAAGTTTATGTCCATTCCGAAATGCTAAAGGCTGCATTGCAAGTACACGAAGTATGGACTTACTTTCATTATTTGTTTCAAGAGCTAATGCAGGATATCTCTTGAGCGTACTCAAAGCTGTATCTGCAAAAGGTCCTTATTATTTCAGAGGCAAGGAAGGAAGTGGGGATATTGAGAGCAACCACCCCCAAACCCAAGTTTTAGAAATTTATGTTTTTTCCCTCATCAAATTTGAAAGTTTGTTAAGAATTTTGTCCATGAATTTATGTCTTTGTTCCTCACATAAGCTTCTTACTAATATTTTGTGTTGATTTCATAAGCTTCACGTCCTGTTGttgttcctttatttatttattctgtTCAGTAAATTGTACTTATATATAGACTTTTTTTTTAGATctaaagaaaagtaaagaaaatgttcGATGGAATGGAATCTATCCTATATGGGCTTACCATAGGACCCCGAAGAAATGATTGCCACAATGAGATCAGCAGATGAATAACCCGTGAAGGGATAACAAGGTTCTTTGTCCTCAGTAACTTGGTGGAGataatccaccattttcttGTCGTCTGAGGGATGTCGCCATTTAGCAGCAAATGGGTTATAGGTTTCCCCAAGGTGAGGCAAATCTGAGTTCTTCTCCACCATTGCTTTGGCAGCCCCCACATTTGCAGCTAAGGCCACGTGATGAAGAGCAGTGCAGCCATGTGTGTCTCTGTCTTCAAGCTGCTTCTTACTTAGTTTCTTGACCATTTCCACCACAAACTCTGACTGGCCACAGCTCGCCGCCACATGAAGGGCAGTACTCATGCCCAGGTTGGAGATTTTTCTTGTCTTGGCCTTTCTGTCAATATCAAAGATGGCTTTAGCGTCTTTCCAATTCCCTTCCATTGCAGCTCTGTATAGTTTAGGCTGATTGGTTGACTCAGCTTTATCCTTTTGCTGATCGTATAATTCTACCATTTTGGCTGCTAGCAGATTCGGAGGAATTCAGAAGGGACtcttaattgaaaaaaaaaatagtgatcttatcaaattaaatattatCAATACATTCTCTTATCATACAGTTTCCATCAATAATAGTACTAACTAATAAAGTCCAAAATAGTTTGTTATTCTTATTATTGTCATTGTTTTTAAACCTTCATAACACAGCATAACTTCTAAGTTTAACCATCAGATTTCTAATTATACTAGCATTCATTAAGGATTTGTTGCAAATACAAGAAGCCCTAAATTTCACCGCGGATATGAAACTCCCTAAAAAGTAATACAAATACTAGCACACTATTTTATTACTCTTAAAAACTTATACAAAAATAAGGTTTGAATACTTATAACTAAAATGATTGGTAGGCCGGCTTAATCAGGGCTGAGCCCATATTTCTCCAACGCTAGATGCTTAGAGATTTGTGTAGTTTGAATTTTCTGAATTGAGTGGACAGGTCGAGTTCGGATTGATCTAACCTAATTTGTTGACTATAGAGTAGCTGGTCTAAAgaagattttgaaaattttttattttattcaccACACTAATAATGCACAAGATTTATGtgatacatacatacatacatatatagcCTAGGAAGTGAAGAGttctattttgttttctttttttgttttttgggtaCTGAAAAGTGTAGGAGGCAAAGATCACTACAATGTCAGAGCTGATAATTAGCTTCTAAtctgtaatttttaaaaccatGTTTGAAAAGCATCGGCTACAATATGATTTAGTACGAGAAACCAAGATCACAGGGTTATGAATCCAGTGCAGCGAAGATTCAAACCAAAACTTTCCAATCTACCCAAATCAACTACGAAAGAGAACATTAACATAAAGCTATATAAAGTATTATAAATTAATATACCAGAAAAGCACAAAATGATTAATTCTTTCCACTGTCCATATTTTTTCTGCTTCTCAGAAATCTAAGCACATCTTCTTTGGTCACAGTCTCCACATGCGTCTCTACCTTGCTCACTATCTCACTTCCTGCGATAGCTTAAAGGGAATTAGCTCTATAcgcactacaacaaaaatggctttTCTTGATATGCCTACAAGGACACTTGTTGGTTTGTGTTATTATAGTACTTTTATTATGACACTTATTATCAACTCAATAATGtatacattaatttttttttattttatctgatataaGAATAATAATTTGCCTTTAGACTACCTATTATGATACTTGAGAAAATATGAGATATaccaaaaaaagaaggaaaggcACAAAACAACATCGTAGTGAATTGGCGGAAGATTCATTTGCTTAAAACTTTCATTTTGCCGGCCAAAAcacttagtcaaattttgcttcttcttatCTCTCTCACAAGAAACACTCTCTCCGCAACAAACTATCCTCTGCAAATTATCTCGAACGCCAAAACacttgaagtttttttttgccaaatctCCCTGCAAACAaactttccttacttttccattgAAGGTATGTAATTgcatggtaattttttttttttttgtgagcaaTTAGATAATGCTTTTGCTAAATGTCACCGTAAAGAAGTTTTCCATTCTTCAAgttgttccctttttttcttgAGATTTTATTGGACATTATTAGCTATTCTTGAAACTGTGTACTGTATTGTGTTGAATTGTGAGGGTTAAGTTTTAAAGTTTGCCCTAAATTGATTACATTTATAATTAGTCCCATCTGTTTGAGATTGAAATGGATGTAGTAATAGTATATGATTTGAGTGCATTTGTTGTTCAGCTTTATTCCTCTCGGTTGTCTACTTGATTCGTGCGACTATTTTGTTACGGATTTGTTGCCCATAACCTGTTTGATAAAATGTCAAGTAGATAACCGAGAAACTGgtgaatcttagaaaagtgatTACAGATAAATCTCATGTCACCAGATATTTCATGTGAAAGAGTCTTACAAGGATACATGTTGATAGGCCAGTGAAAGAGAGAACCTAGTTTATTCAATTTGAATTAATGCACTTGATTTAATAGAAGCATCATTGAGTCTCTTGCATCCGTATGACCCGATTAGGGTTTATGACCAAGCATACACCCTTCCACAGCTAGCTAGAGAGGCAGTCAGGATGGACAAACTAGGTTTTCCTTCTCTTAGACTTATTAAAGGACTGTCTGTGTGACCGGCCTATGCTCAATTTGTAGGTTTGTGTTACGGGCAATAAAATAAAAGGGGTCtttacctcaaaaaaaaaaactgaagcATCTTTGCTAACTGCTACTCGAATTGAGCACTGTTGTCTTTACAGATTTCTTTTAATTCCTGcttaagaggaaaaaaaaaaagtaacaacCAGTTCTTAATTGTGATATATGGTAGTGTTTGAAAGAAGTGACAGTAAAGTCTTGCGCCttttgccccaaaaaaaaaaagatttgcaGATATTTGATCCCTCATTTGCCGACAGACTCTTATCTTTATTTCAGTTTTATTTCATTATTCGCATGTAGATATCTAGCTGTGTCCCATCTAACTACATGGCACGGCAATTTGACATCAATGAGAGGATGAGGGGGGCATTCTTATTGATTGGCTGATAGAggtaaagaaataatttcacaTTACTTTGGCATTCCTACAAATTCTGAACTGTCAGAAGTAAGAAAAAGGTTGCGGCTAACACTGTAGTTCTGAATGTACATGTGCATTACAAGTTTGAACTGATGGATGAGACCTTGTATTTAACTTTCAATCTAATAGATAGGTTCTTAAAAACAGTCTCTGTGGTACGCAAGAAACTTCAACTTGTTGGAGTGACAGCAATGCTTCTGGCTTGTAAGTATGAAGAAGTCTCTGTTCCTGTCGTTGAAGACCTCATATTGATTTCTGACAGGGCTTACTCCAGAAATGACATGCTTGAGATAGTAGATTTGTTATGACATCTATTGTCTATGAGTTGATCTTTGATATATGAAGGTTTCCTTTGTcatataactaaaattgaacTGTGACTTGCTGCAGGAGAGCTTAATGATCAATACCTTGCAGTTTAATCTTTTAGTGCCTACTCCTTATGTCTTCATGAGGCGCTTTCTTAAAGCTGCTCAATCTAATAAAAAGGTATTGTTTCGTATTTAGTGTATGTGAATTTTTTGCACTATCTTGATCTGCCTAATAACTGACAATAATCTTCTTATGACTAGTTGGAGCTTCTGTCCTTCTTTATCGTTAAGCTGTGCCTCTTCGAGTATGAAATGCTTAGGTTCCCCCCGTCTCTCTTAGCAGCAGCAGCAATCTTTACTGCACAATGCTCTGTCAATGGGTTCAAGAAGTGGACTAAGATATGCGAGAGACATACAAACTACACTGAAGATTAGCTTTTGTAAGTGGTTCCTTATGCTTTTCACACattaatgaattttttcataaaaGGTAATGGTGGCTTTTGTATTATGTATActttataaaaaatttattgtgaatttatgttaattttctttttcctaattATGTTTCAGAAAAGGTTTGTTTTGCCTATGGGACTGGAAGCTTGGACCTTAAGATCTATTGGCAAAAAATGGAGAAGCTGGAAGGCAGATTTAAAGGCTACATATTTTGATCCTACTGTGCCAAATGCTGAAGCTCGGTTTCAAAAGGATGTAAGGGTTCAGGAAGAGCAATGGataaaattttggacttattgGAAAAGTGAAGAAGCGAAGGTACAAATCAGCTACAACATTCTTAATAAAATTGTGTTTATTCAATGCTGTAATCTTGGTTatgattttgaaatttagaaacTAAGTGAGAGGAACAAGAAAGCTAGAGGGGAAAAGAAGATGAACCACACAACCGGAAAAAAGTCATTTGCTCATCTTCGGAACCACATTGGATGAGGTCGGGGGACAAGCTCTTGGACCAAACTAGTATGAAATACAGATACAAGTTGCAATGAGTCCAAGTGACCAATTGATTAGACCGTATGATTTGCAACAAACAATTCAAGATGCACTTGGTGCACCAATTGCTTGGCCTTGTCATTTGGTAATATATGCACTTACTTACATTGTGGCTTTTATGGAATTTTATTGCTAGCTAGGATGATCTAATGATCCCAACAAACTTTGTGCACAGGTGAACCAGCTGAAGATTGATGGGGTATTCGTGGTCATGACTGAAGGTTCTCATTTCATtggaaagtttggaagctaCTGCAAGTTCTTTCTACTTGTTAGGGAAGAGAATCTTTTAGTTTGTGCACAAGAGAATCTTTCAAGTTTGTCCTTGTTAGGGATTTGCTATTGACAACAGGtattttgggaggaaaacatctagtcacagtattatgagtgaccaactagtatttataggagtacaaacctaacaaactatttacaagaaaacccttactaatttattatctacaagaatacttatattctcttgacactccccctcaagttggagcatatatatcataagcacCCAACTTGTTACAAATGTATTTCACCCTAGAGCCCTCTAAACTCTTGGTAAACACATCAGTCAATTGATCTACAGACGGTACATGAGATGTCTTGATGACCCCGTCAAGCAATttctctcgaatgaaatgacaatcaacttcaatatgttttgtcttttcatgaaacactggattagacgcaatatgaacagccgcctgattatcacacactaaattcataggctgtttatgctcaaacccaagttcCAGTAACATGCTcttcaaccaaaccaactcacacacagtgtgagccatagcgcggtattcagattctgcacttgatctggatacaactgtttgcttcttactcttccacgacactaaattaccaccaacaaacacacaatatCCTGTAGTCGATCTTCGATCTGAGGCAGAACCAGCCCAATCTGCATCACTATATCCTTCAATATCAGTGTGTCCATGATTTTGATACAGCAACCCTTTTCCAGGAGCACTCTTAAGATACCTGAGAATCCGTATAACAGCATCCCAATGACTAGTACGAGGGgtatcaagaaattgactcacaacactcactgcaaacgaaatgtcaggtctcgttacagtgagataatttaatttacccaTAAGTCTTCGATATTGCTTAGGATCATCAAGTAATGCACCTTGATCTCCTGCTAATTTCACATTGGGATCCATAGGAGTATCCACAGGTCGACAACCTAACATCCCAACTTCACTCAACATATCGAGTACATATTTtctttgacataaataaatccCATATTTAGACCGAGCTACCTCAATACCCAGAAAATACTGTAGATGACCTAAATCCTTTGTCTGAAAGTTTGCCTGCagattggatttaagtttctgGATCCCCACAACATCATCACCTGTAATCACAATGTCATCCAtataaataactaataaaattttaccagcATTAGAATACCGATAAAATACAGAGTGATCTACTCCACATCTTGTCAGACCGAACTCCATGACAACACTACTAAACCGGCCAAACCAAGCCCTCggagactgtttcaatccatataaggattttttcaaacgACAAACCAACCGCGGATTCTCCCCCTGAACAACAAATCCAGGAGGTTGTTCCATATATACCTCTTCTTTCAAATCTCCATgcagaaatgcatttttcacatccaactgatgcaatggccaattataagttgctgccaaagagataagaagacgAACAGAGGTAATCTTTGCAACAGGAGAAAAAATTTCTAAGTAATCTACTCCATACACCTGAGTAAATCCTCTAGCTACCAGCCGAGCcttcaatctatcaatagaaccattaggctgcacttttatagtgtacacccatttacaaccaacaacaggcttacCTGAAGGAcgagggacaagatcccaagtacCATTTTGTTCCAAAGCAGACATCTCTTCTTGCATAGCTAATCTCTAACCAGGATGATTAAGAGCATAGGTAATAGACTTAGGAATGGAGATAGAATCAAgggaagcaacaaaagaagaatatgacatagagagacgagaataagaaataaaattagaaataggatgGGAAGTACAATGTCTCTTACCTTTGCGTAAAGCAATAGGAAGATCTAACTCAGATGAGGGCGTCATATCTGGATTGGAAGATTGAGAGTTAATTGGTGAAGTGCGTGGCATATCAGGAACTTTTTCAACCATGGAACGACGAGAGTAAACTTGAAGATGAGGATGAGATAATCGAGCTATGGAATCTGGTGGACTAGATAACTCAGGtaataaaggggaagggactgGTAAAACAGGAGAGGAAAAAAGGGACACTGGTCTAACTCACAAGACATACTTTGTTTGATAAAATACGGAGTGGATTCAAAGAAAGTAACATCAGCACAAGTAAAAAATCGATTTAAAACTGGACTGTAACATCTATACCCTTTTTGCGCTCGTGCATATCCTAAGAAAATACATTTAATAGCACGAGAATGTAATTTATCCATCCCGGGAGCAAGCTGATGAACAAAACACACACATCCAAAAATACGAGGAGGCAATTTAAACACAGGTTCataaggaaaaagaatggagtGAGGTAATTGACCTTCAAGAATATTAGATGGCATGCGATTAATAAATAACATGCAGTTAGAActgcatcactccaaaattgtttgggcacattcatgtgcaacaaTAGTGTTCGAGCAATTTCGATTAAATGTCCAATTTTCCTTTCAGCAACTCCATTCTGTTGTGGAGTGTGAGGACAAGAGGACTGATGAATAATACCAGATTTAGTCATAAATGTATTAAAAGGAGtgaaaaaatattctttcgcatTATCACTGCGAAGTGTACGTACAggcacaccaaattgattctttatttctgtaacaaatgcacaaaaaatggaatataattctgaacgatctttcattaaataaagccatgtaactctggaaaaatcatcaacaaagactacaaaatatttaaaacctaACTTTGAAGTGACTCGACTAGGACCCCAAACATCAGAATGAACTAACAAAAAGGGTTCAGAAACCCGTTTATTGACTTTAGGAGCAAAAGAAACACGATGATGCTTTCCTAACTGACAAGACTCACATTCTAACGAAGATAATTAATTCAAAGTAGGaaccaactttttcaaattttgtaaagaCGGATGACCTAAAcgacagtgaatttcaagaggagaaacAGTAGCAGGACATGCTATCGGACCATTGAAGTTGAGAAAGTAAAGACCATTATGCTCATGCCCTCCACCAATCGTCCTCTTTGTCTTCAAATCCTGAATGACAACGGAATCAGGAGAAAAAGTAACTGTACACTGTAGAAATTTAGTGAGCTTACTAACAGACATTAGATTAAATGGCAAATTGGGTACGTAAAGAACAGAAGACAGCGGAAGTGATGGATTAATTTCTACAGTGCCTAGTCCTTTAACTTTAGTGGTAGATCCATCAGCTAAAGTAACATGAGGAAAGGGAGTAGactcttgaaaattagaaaaaattttagaggtacctgacATATGATCGGTAGCCCCGGAGTCAATAATCCATGAGTCATTACCTTTTTGTGCTAAAGAAGTAGAGGGAAGAGATGCGTGACTTGTAGCTTGATACTGTAAGAATTTAACATAATCTTTCTCGGATATAGTAACAGTTTTCTGGGACCCATGTGCTGAAGAACTTGATTCAACTTGATCAGTGGTAACCCCATTAGCAAAACTTTCAACCATAGCGAATAGCACTTCAAACAAAACAGCAATCAAAATTCGCTATGAACAGTGCGCGTGAACAGTGCGCGCGAATAGTACCGGGTGAACAATGCGTGATGAACAGTACGCGTGAACAGTTTGCGTGAACAGTATCGCGTCAAGACTTTTGCTAGATGTTTAACCCTAACCCTAGGACttttgctctgataccatgacaacaggtattttgggaggaaaacatctagtcacaGTATTATGAGTGatcaactagtatttatagaagtacaaacctaacaaactatttacaagaatacccttactaatttattatctacaagaatacttatattctcttgACAGTTATGTTAGTACTTGTTCCTGACTTTTAGTTCAACAAAGTATATTTGAGCATTGACTTTTGCTTTTAGATTACTATATGCCTGCTGTTCTTTAGGATAATTTTACTAGTCTATTGGATTTCTGATTGACGGAATGTATGGCAGGGAGCACTACCTGCAGGTTGTTTCTctatcaaagaaaaaaaatattcctGGCAGTTAAAAGTGTCAGCCTAGAATTCGATATCCTAATGTTGTACTATAGCTATCCTGACACTTTCGATtatcaagaaaagaaatttttgttggCAAATGGGATGCTATAACAGCATAGTTTTCCTGACACATTTAGATGTTACGAgcctatccccacattggaagggacgaCACTCGTCCGAGGTGTGAGGAAAGGTAAAGTGTCAGGTTAAATTATTTATACGAACACTTTTAAATGCCGTTAAAGGTTATTTTGTTGTAGTGATGTCACATTAGTAAACTCGTCCTAAAAGTCCCAATCTAAGCCAATACCAGTTTGGACActcaaattaacaaaaaaaaaggcctTCATTATGATGATGATGCTCAATTGAACATTTCCATTGGATCAAAATCCAATAGTTAAGTTCATCATATCCACGTTTCATAGCCAAGTGTTGCAGTCAAATAATTCAATCTGGATAACTCAAACATGTGAAACTCAATTGAACATTTCTAGTAGTGGTCGAGGCATTTGCAGCTTTGTAGCAGTTAAAATTTTCCAGAAGAAGCTAGAGCCACCATCAAAGCTTTCAAACAAAACCTAAAGTCACATGCAACAAATGATATGGTACGTACAAGACTGTCGCAATACCTTAGCAACACTATCGACCAACATAAAAGCAAATTCTCGTGAAAGAATTGACATCAGACATTGTAATTTTGGATCAACTTACAAACCAAAATCTATGGTGAGCAAATAGCATCATCATCATAATGaaggatttttcttttcttttttttttaaaaaaaacatttgAGCGTCCAAACTGGTATTGGCTAGACTGGGACTTTGTAAGTAGACTAAATCATGATAAAGTGGTCTTTGTCAAAACAAGTTTTCTAGAGAAAAGTAGAAATACGAAAACGTATGCTTGATGAGAAGAGCAGCAGCTTGCTTGACTGCCTTAGACGTTCCTCTAaaataaatggaaaaaaaaaaactaatgatCCCCAAAATAACCATTATGACTACATTATTGCAAAGTTAAGGAAGCCAAAAAGGGAATCCTATTTTGATCATTATGGTTTTGTCATAAAAGTAGCAATCTTTGGTTTTGGTGTATGATTCC
It contains:
- the LOC113750350 gene encoding uncharacterized protein LOC113750350, with the protein product MVELYDQQKDKAESTNQPKLYRAAMEGNWKDAKAIFDIDRKAKTRKISNLGMSTALHVAASCGQSEFVVEMVKKLSKKQLEDRDTHGCTALHHVALAANVGAAKAMVEKNSDLPHLGETYNPFAAKWRHPSDDKKMVDYLHQVTEDKEPCYPFTGYSSADLIVAIISSGSYDTALSTLKRYPALALETNNEMVQVDAEETKHKNFHSPADVAKSTAISFFVFLSKFSKDKHTERLLLHAAIEHRRRVEIFNLMVALIGKNTKAHAHLNVEGANNCLHLGAKLASMPRLHSVPGLAFHMQRELQRFDIE